Proteins encoded together in one Lysinibacillus sp. FSL K6-0232 window:
- a CDS encoding transporter substrate-binding domain-containing protein has translation MKNKLFMLMLILVIGVLAACGAKDTNESKSGADVEDTGEKQVLKVGTSADYAPFEYVDAAKGEEIIGFDIDLINLIGEKIGAEMQMQDMDFNSLVPALQAGKVDVVISGMTPNPEREEVVDFSDKYNETEQVIIVKKDSGIEKEADLAGKKIGVQTASIQENLGNEIAAKVGATVEGRTRIPEIVQDMMSKRLDAGIVEGGVAKGYLKTNDELVAFPVEEQPEDFKAIAVPKGSDLKDKINQALKELAEEGKIQELEEKWLEKVE, from the coding sequence ATGAAGAACAAATTATTTATGTTGATGCTTATACTAGTTATTGGTGTGCTTGCTGCATGTGGCGCAAAGGATACTAACGAAAGCAAGTCAGGGGCAGATGTAGAGGATACAGGGGAAAAACAAGTATTAAAAGTAGGGACTTCTGCAGACTATGCACCATTTGAATATGTGGATGCAGCAAAGGGCGAAGAAATTATTGGCTTTGATATTGATTTAATTAATTTAATTGGTGAAAAAATAGGTGCTGAGATGCAGATGCAAGATATGGATTTTAACAGCTTAGTGCCAGCTTTACAGGCGGGCAAAGTTGATGTTGTAATTTCAGGTATGACACCAAATCCTGAGCGTGAAGAAGTAGTAGATTTCTCAGATAAATACAATGAAACAGAGCAAGTAATCATTGTGAAAAAGGATAGTGGCATTGAAAAAGAGGCAGATTTAGCTGGTAAAAAAATAGGTGTACAAACAGCATCTATCCAAGAAAATTTAGGGAATGAAATCGCAGCGAAAGTAGGCGCAACAGTAGAAGGACGTACACGTATTCCTGAAATTGTGCAGGATATGATGTCAAAACGTTTAGATGCAGGTATTGTTGAAGGTGGCGTTGCAAAAGGCTACTTAAAAACAAATGATGAATTAGTCGCTTTCCCTGTAGAAGAGCAGCCAGAGGACTTTAAAGCAATTGCTGTGCCGAAGGGTAGCGATTTAAAGGATAAAATTAACCAAGCATTAAAAGAGCTAGCTGAAGAGGGTAAAATTCAAGAGCTAGAGGAAAAATGGTTAGAGAAAGTTGAATAA
- a CDS encoding amino acid ABC transporter permease — protein MNLDFTAIVPSIPYILKGIGVTLQIAIGASIIGFIIGILLALCKIGNVNVLRMFADFYTSIFRGTPLVLQLLIIYYAVPQLLDIQIDPIPTAIIAFGLNSGAYISEIIRAGINAVDKGQMEAAQALGIPYAKMMKDIIIPQAVKNILPSLVNEFITLNKETAVVTVISALDIMRRAYIVGGSTYRYLEPLLFAGVIYYLMTLVLTFLGKRIEKGMRKSD, from the coding sequence GTGAATTTAGATTTTACAGCTATTGTTCCCTCTATTCCTTATATTTTAAAAGGGATAGGTGTTACACTTCAAATTGCAATCGGTGCATCAATCATCGGTTTTATTATAGGTATCTTACTCGCATTATGTAAAATTGGTAATGTCAATGTTTTACGCATGTTCGCTGATTTCTACACATCCATTTTCCGTGGTACACCACTTGTACTGCAATTATTAATTATTTACTATGCAGTGCCACAGCTATTAGATATTCAAATTGACCCTATTCCAACAGCTATTATTGCTTTTGGGTTAAACTCAGGTGCGTATATTTCAGAAATTATTCGTGCAGGGATTAATGCGGTCGATAAAGGACAAATGGAGGCGGCACAGGCTCTTGGTATTCCATATGCCAAAATGATGAAGGATATTATTATTCCACAGGCAGTGAAAAATATTTTGCCATCTTTAGTCAATGAATTTATTACATTAAATAAAGAAACAGCTGTTGTAACAGTAATTAGTGCGCTCGATATTATGCGTCGTGCTTATATCGTTGGTGGTTCAACATATCGTTATCTTGAGCCATTACTTTTCGCAGGGGTTATTTATTATTTAATGACGCTTGTTTTAACGTTCCTTGGTAAACGAATCGAGAAAGGAATGAGAAAAAGTGATTAA
- a CDS encoding amino acid ABC transporter ATP-binding protein: MIKIEDLHKSYGQNEVLKGISTEIQEKEVIAIIGPSGSGKSTFLRCLNLLETPTNGKVTIAGDILTDKGTNIMKIREEVGMVFQHFHLFPHKTVLENLTYAPINVKGMDKASANKKAEELLMKVGLFEKRGEYPNRLSGGQKQRVAIARALAMDPKVMLFDEPTSALDPEMVKEVLAVMKNLAESGMTMLIVTHEMGFAREVADRILFLDGGKLIEDAPPEQFFTAPSTQRAKDFLEKVL; encoded by the coding sequence GTGATTAAAATTGAGGATTTACACAAATCATACGGACAAAATGAAGTTTTAAAGGGTATTTCCACGGAAATTCAAGAAAAAGAAGTAATTGCAATTATTGGGCCATCAGGGTCAGGTAAATCAACATTTTTACGCTGCTTAAATTTATTAGAAACACCTACAAACGGCAAGGTGACCATTGCGGGAGACATTTTAACAGATAAAGGCACAAATATTATGAAAATCCGTGAAGAGGTTGGCATGGTATTTCAGCATTTTCATCTTTTCCCACATAAAACGGTGCTTGAAAATTTAACGTATGCACCGATTAATGTGAAGGGGATGGACAAAGCCTCTGCTAATAAAAAAGCAGAGGAGTTACTCATGAAGGTTGGTCTATTTGAGAAGCGTGGAGAGTATCCAAATCGTTTATCGGGTGGTCAAAAGCAGCGTGTTGCCATTGCGCGAGCACTTGCGATGGACCCAAAGGTTATGTTATTTGACGAGCCCACATCAGCACTTGACCCTGAAATGGTTAAAGAGGTATTAGCCGTTATGAAAAACCTTGCAGAAAGCGGTATGACAATGCTGATTGTGACACATGAGATGGGCTTTGCTCGTGAGGTTGCTGATCGCATTTTATTCCTTGATGGCGGCAAGCTTATTGAGGACGCCCCACCAGAGCAATTTTTCACAGCACCATCAACACAGCGTGCGAAGGATTTTTTAGAGAAGGTTTTATAA
- a CDS encoding GNAT family N-acetyltransferase — translation MKDMVKLRVALPEEEDTLYSLYVSTRKSEFAMLEWNEQQIEELLRMQYDAQKVSYQQQFPHAKYEIIMYEGAGIGRLITEVQQEAIRLIDIFVLPEYRGRGICTTRLRELQCTAAELRLPLELKVLIGNPAQRLYERCGFVVTDEVLPYLLMRWEVDK, via the coding sequence ATGAAAGATATGGTGAAATTGCGAGTGGCATTACCTGAAGAGGAAGATACTCTTTACTCATTATATGTATCTACAAGAAAAAGTGAATTTGCCATGTTGGAATGGAATGAGCAACAAATAGAAGAACTATTACGCATGCAATATGATGCTCAAAAAGTTTCTTATCAGCAACAATTTCCCCATGCCAAATATGAAATCATTATGTATGAGGGTGCAGGCATTGGGAGATTGATAACCGAGGTACAGCAAGAAGCAATACGTCTGATAGATATTTTCGTACTTCCTGAATATAGAGGAAGGGGAATCTGTACAACGCGATTGAGAGAATTGCAATGTACAGCTGCTGAATTAAGATTACCTTTAGAATTAAAAGTGTTGATAGGAAACCCTGCACAGAGGTTGTACGAGCGATGTGGGTTTGTTGTTACAGATGAAGTGTTGCCATATTTATTAATGAGATGGGAAGTTGATAAATAA
- a CDS encoding phage tail protein: MDAFIGTILPWPLDWAPRGWFLCQGQELQVMQHQALFALIGYRYGGNNSTTFKLPDLRGRVPVGTGQGEGLTNRQIAQKGGSEEVVLQAGQIPPHSHTVTLNNTFSAGISGGSISNGTCEVTVNLPNNATTVAGNATSVPGSNTCLGVARTTANQPINIYSTNSPDTTLQTNSVQATGTVAGTVTGTVNGTVTGTVNTGVTGSGTPVANMQPYLVLNYIICYQGIFPDRP, from the coding sequence ATGGATGCTTTTATAGGAACTATTTTACCTTGGCCTCTAGACTGGGCTCCCCGAGGATGGTTTTTATGTCAAGGGCAGGAATTACAAGTAATGCAGCATCAGGCGCTTTTTGCATTAATTGGCTATAGGTACGGAGGGAATAATTCAACTACGTTTAAATTACCAGATTTACGAGGTAGGGTGCCAGTAGGAACGGGGCAAGGTGAAGGATTAACGAATAGGCAGATTGCACAAAAGGGGGGCAGCGAAGAGGTGGTCTTGCAAGCTGGTCAGATACCACCACATAGTCATACGGTTACATTAAATAATACATTTAGTGCAGGAATTAGTGGTGGAAGTATTAGTAACGGAACGTGTGAAGTTACTGTGAATTTACCAAATAATGCAACCACGGTAGCAGGGAATGCGACATCTGTGCCAGGTTCAAATACATGTTTAGGTGTAGCAAGAACGACTGCTAATCAACCTATAAACATATACAGCACAAACTCACCTGATACGACACTACAGACCAATTCGGTGCAGGCAACAGGAACGGTAGCAGGAACAGTAACAGGAACAGTAAATGGGACAGTAACAGGAACAGTAAATACTGGCGTAACAGGCTCTGGTACTCCTGTTGCGAATATGCAACCTTATCTAGTTTTAAATTATATTATATGTTATCAGGGTATTTTTCCAGACAGACCATAA
- a CDS encoding S-layer homology domain-containing protein, with product MKNKKWLKIISVFVVGLLLFNLISFGGFADIEVSASSDTNVAKSKQYSASSVEGGWATADMAFDEDELTYWGSNLSEGEITESNPAWLMVNLGTPHTINRWVVVGAAFKDTAMESYTVKNIKLEGSNDGVNFTQIDFSDNNIEIDSSGYTTTIDKTFSSSVTYQYFRVKVTETFSSMPGEILTAMIYEFELWGYPVAGTVDAETPAIGTQPVGATVNQGATSPTLSVGASVGDGGTLSYQWYSNTTNSPSGGTLISGATNATYAAPTSTVGTMYYYVVVTNTNNGVSGNQTAPVTSNVVGVIVNALVDAETPAIGTQPVGATVNQGATNPTLSVGASVGDGGTLSYQWYSNTTNSPSGGTLISGATNATYAAPTSTVGTVYYYVVVTNTNGGVSGSQTVISTSNVVSVIVNSAQTITITITYNGNANTGGTAPTDSETYEQGEAVTVLGNTGNLIKAGYTFAGWNTQADGNGIDYASGSTFLMGNGSIILYAKWNPVAVTYTVTFDVAGGSTVSNQTVAHGGKASIPTPAPTKVGYIFEGWYTSSAYTTPYNFQNVITANTVIYAKWVSNQTGGSNTDSSPTPESGSTTSPSNIEEIVVDVESGDGDLVSKTTIKRTKNVDNTMKDEVTLTLESAAETIKKLKEQGNDKARIIIPDQQDQVNQVHVSIPNNVVTLLQEGAIHLEIVTDNVRIDVPKTSLEMFNDDLYFRLVPIKGQDEQQEIKEQVSKENIVQQLVGSAVVELLGRPMTIETNMQSRPVTLTLPLPKDITQEQLDHLAIYIEHSDGTKEVVRGTVVEFQKGITGLQFEVNKFSTFSILYLPEKEEIKEPPTDAISHTPYIQGYPDGTFRPNTPVTRAQMASMFARYLTNNNIPETNATFTDTAHHHAKDAIEFATAAGLFKGMTATEFDPNGSITRAQIATIAARWIEQHCVDSPNADFCQPAVESTVFKDVSIEHWAVKAIDTVNASGIMIGVTADIFKPDDFLTRAQAVKVLNRLFERQVLTEAQTPLFTDVTSDYWAFYEIQEAAKK from the coding sequence ATGAAAAATAAAAAGTGGTTGAAAATTATTTCCGTATTTGTAGTTGGGTTATTGCTTTTTAATTTAATTTCTTTTGGTGGATTTGCAGATATAGAAGTAAGTGCAAGTTCGGATACGAATGTTGCGAAAAGCAAGCAATATTCGGCTTCAAGTGTAGAGGGAGGTTGGGCAACAGCCGATATGGCTTTTGATGAAGATGAACTTACTTATTGGGGGTCTAATCTAAGTGAGGGAGAAATTACTGAGAGTAATCCCGCTTGGCTGATGGTGAATCTTGGTACACCACATACGATAAACCGTTGGGTTGTGGTGGGTGCAGCATTCAAGGACACAGCAATGGAATCGTATACCGTAAAAAATATTAAGTTAGAAGGTAGTAATGATGGTGTGAATTTTACCCAAATCGATTTTTCTGATAATAATATAGAAATTGATTCTAGTGGATATACAACAACAATTGATAAAACATTTTCTTCTTCAGTAACATATCAATATTTTCGAGTGAAAGTTACAGAAACTTTTTCGAGTATGCCAGGAGAAATCTTAACGGCTATGATTTATGAATTTGAATTATGGGGGTATCCAGTTGCTGGAACAGTAGATGCGGAGACGCCAGCAATCGGAACGCAGCCAGTAGGAGCGACTGTGAACCAAGGAGCTACTAGTCCAACATTAAGTGTAGGGGCAAGTGTAGGTGATGGGGGCACATTAAGCTACCAATGGTACAGCAATACGACGAATAGTCCGAGTGGAGGAACCTTGATAAGCGGAGCCACAAATGCGACCTATGCAGCCCCGACCTCTACAGTAGGCACGATGTATTACTATGTAGTAGTAACGAACACAAATAATGGAGTAAGTGGTAATCAAACCGCACCAGTTACAAGTAATGTAGTAGGGGTAATCGTGAATGCGTTAGTAGATGCGGAGACGCCAGCAATCGGAACGCAGCCAGTAGGAGCGACTGTGAACCAAGGAGCTACCAATCCAACATTAAGTGTAGGGGCAAGTGTAGGTGATGGGGGCACATTAAGCTACCAATGGTACAGCAATACGACGAATAGCCCGAGTGGAGGAACCTTGATAAGTGGAGCCACAAATGCGACCTATGCAGCCCCCACTTCTACAGTAGGCACGGTGTATTACTACGTAGTAGTGACAAACACAAATGGTGGAGTAAGTGGGAGCCAAACGGTAATATCCACAAGTAATGTAGTTTCTGTAATAGTAAATTCAGCACAAACTATTACTATCACTATCACCTATAACGGCAATGCAAACACAGGAGGCACAGCTCCAACAGACAGTGAAACGTATGAGCAAGGAGAAGCAGTAACCGTTCTGGGTAATACAGGAAATCTGATAAAAGCGGGTTACACGTTTGCAGGCTGGAATACGCAAGCAGATGGAAATGGAATAGATTATGCATCAGGTTCAACTTTCCTAATGGGAAATGGAAGTATCATATTATATGCAAAGTGGAATCCTGTAGCTGTAACATATACAGTGACGTTTGATGTCGCTGGAGGAAGCACAGTATCAAATCAAACGGTAGCCCATGGAGGAAAAGCGAGTATACCAACGCCAGCGCCAACAAAAGTAGGCTATATATTTGAAGGCTGGTATACAAGTAGTGCTTACACAACACCATATAATTTCCAAAATGTAATCACAGCGAACACCGTGATTTATGCTAAATGGGTTAGTAATCAGACAGGTGGTAGCAATACTGATTCGTCTCCGACCCCTGAATCAGGTTCAACAACATCTCCATCCAATATAGAAGAAATTGTGGTGGATGTAGAGTCTGGTGACGGTGACCTAGTTTCTAAAACAACGATCAAACGAACAAAAAATGTAGATAATACGATGAAGGATGAAGTGACATTAACACTAGAGAGTGCAGCAGAGACGATTAAGAAATTAAAGGAACAAGGAAATGATAAGGCACGGATTATCATTCCAGACCAACAGGATCAAGTAAATCAAGTCCATGTGTCTATACCGAATAATGTAGTGACACTTCTTCAAGAGGGTGCAATTCATCTGGAAATTGTCACAGATAACGTTAGAATTGATGTGCCTAAAACTTCATTGGAAATGTTTAATGATGATCTCTATTTCCGACTTGTTCCTATAAAAGGGCAGGATGAACAACAGGAGATTAAAGAACAAGTGAGCAAGGAAAATATTGTGCAGCAGTTGGTAGGAAGTGCGGTTGTGGAGTTGCTTGGTCGTCCAATGACAATTGAAACGAATATGCAAAGCCGTCCTGTTACCCTAACACTGCCTTTGCCTAAGGATATAACACAGGAACAGCTTGATCATTTGGCTATCTACATTGAGCATAGTGATGGTACAAAAGAGGTTGTACGTGGAACGGTTGTAGAATTTCAAAAAGGAATAACAGGCTTACAGTTTGAAGTAAATAAATTCTCAACTTTCTCAATTCTCTACTTACCAGAAAAGGAAGAAATAAAGGAGCCACCTACTGACGCTATTAGCCATACACCATATATCCAAGGCTATCCAGATGGTACTTTCCGTCCGAATACCCCTGTTACACGCGCACAAATGGCAAGTATGTTTGCACGTTATTTAACTAACAATAATATACCTGAAACAAATGCAACATTTACAGACACGGCGCACCATCATGCTAAAGATGCAATAGAATTCGCAACAGCAGCAGGTCTATTTAAAGGAATGACTGCAACAGAATTTGATCCAAATGGCTCTATAACAAGAGCGCAAATAGCAACAATAGCTGCCCGTTGGATAGAGCAGCATTGTGTAGATAGTCCAAATGCAGATTTTTGTCAGCCAGCTGTAGAAAGTACAGTATTCAAAGATGTTAGTATCGAGCATTGGGCTGTTAAAGCAATTGATACGGTTAATGCATCAGGGATTATGATAGGTGTTACAGCAGATATATTTAAGCCAGATGACTTCTTAACACGTGCACAGGCAGTGAAGGTACTAAATCGACTGTTTGAGCGTCAAGTTCTGACAGAAGCCCAAACACCATTATTTACAGATGTAACTAGTGATTATTGGGCGTTTTATGAAATTCAAGAAGCGGCAAAAAAATAG
- a CDS encoding metallophosphoesterase: MKKLLYIVFFIVFIVIFLYVNNHWLVVSKHVFESEKVPASFDGLRIVQVSDLHDALFGDNQQKLIAKVQATNPDYIFITGDVIDSNRYDLQQSLQAVKGLVEIADVYYVLGNHEVATNKVSEIYETLSSLGVHIMPNESTVLERNGERLAIVGIEDPLMGTSTEEMLEIATTYLPDDMLKLLLAHRPEMFRTYVNNGIDLVFSGHAHGGQVRIPGLGGLVAPGQGLFPKYTAGVYEEGRTKMVVSRGLGNSSVPYRIFNLPEIIVMDLKKK; the protein is encoded by the coding sequence TTGAAAAAATTATTATATATTGTATTTTTTATTGTTTTTATAGTCATTTTTTTGTACGTAAACAATCACTGGCTAGTCGTAAGTAAGCATGTATTCGAGTCAGAAAAAGTGCCTGCTAGCTTTGATGGGCTACGCATTGTACAGGTGTCGGATTTACATGATGCCCTCTTTGGTGACAATCAGCAGAAACTGATTGCTAAGGTTCAGGCTACAAATCCTGACTATATTTTTATCACAGGAGATGTGATAGATAGCAATCGCTACGATTTACAGCAAAGTTTACAGGCAGTAAAAGGACTAGTGGAAATAGCGGATGTTTATTATGTACTAGGCAACCATGAAGTAGCGACAAATAAGGTGAGTGAAATTTATGAGACGCTATCATCGTTAGGGGTACATATAATGCCCAACGAATCGACCGTATTAGAACGCAACGGGGAGCGTTTGGCGATTGTTGGCATTGAAGATCCGTTAATGGGAACATCAACAGAAGAGATGCTGGAGATAGCTACCACATATTTACCAGATGATATGTTAAAGCTATTGTTAGCGCATCGGCCTGAAATGTTTCGTACGTATGTAAATAATGGCATAGATTTAGTGTTTTCTGGACATGCGCATGGTGGGCAAGTCCGTATTCCAGGGCTTGGTGGACTTGTTGCCCCAGGGCAGGGGCTATTTCCAAAATATACGGCTGGCGTCTATGAAGAAGGTAGGACAAAGATGGTTGTTAGTCGCGGGTTAGGGAATAGCTCAGTGCCTTATCGCATTTTTAATTTACCAGAAATTATTGTAATGGATTTAAAGAAAAAGTAA
- a CDS encoding IS1182 family transposase has product MMTKNQINEREQLEMLTIDQLVPQDHLVRKLEAAIDFSFIYPLVENLYSAKGRPSIDPVVLFKMTFIQYVFGIRSMRQTIKEIETNMAYRWFLGFGFHTEVPHFSTFGKNYVRRFQDTDIFEQIFYRILKEIMHQGLLHADHLFIDSTHVKASANKRKYDKKVVRKETRAYEEKLQLELNMDREEHGKKPFPPEKFEKEEWKEIKESTTDPESGYYVKDERTKQFAYSFHAATDEKGFVLGAIVTPGNVHDSHVLQPLVERVIQNVQKPIAVAADAAYKTPAITNFLLENQMLPVLPYTRPKTKDGFFRKHEYIYDEHYNCYLCPQGQILKYATTTKGGYRQYKSNPLICAKCPNLSQCTESKHHQKLIQRHIWESYVEEAEHLRHSYDIKQIYAKRKETIERVFADAKEKHGMRWTTLRGLKKLSMQAMLTFAAINLKKLATWTWQVA; this is encoded by the coding sequence ATGATGACAAAAAATCAAATCAATGAACGTGAACAATTAGAAATGCTAACGATTGATCAATTAGTTCCCCAAGATCATTTAGTGCGAAAACTAGAGGCGGCTATTGATTTTTCATTTATCTATCCTTTAGTAGAAAATCTCTACTCTGCTAAAGGACGCCCTAGTATTGATCCTGTTGTTCTCTTTAAAATGACGTTTATTCAGTACGTTTTTGGTATACGGTCCATGCGTCAAACCATCAAAGAAATTGAAACGAATATGGCGTATCGTTGGTTTTTAGGATTTGGCTTCCATACAGAAGTCCCGCATTTCTCTACCTTCGGTAAAAATTATGTCCGTCGCTTTCAAGACACTGATATATTTGAGCAGATATTCTATCGTATATTAAAAGAGATTATGCATCAAGGACTCCTCCATGCAGACCATTTATTTATCGATTCTACGCATGTGAAAGCGAGTGCGAATAAACGGAAGTATGATAAAAAGGTTGTACGAAAAGAAACACGGGCTTATGAAGAAAAACTTCAATTAGAGTTAAATATGGATCGTGAAGAACACGGAAAAAAGCCCTTTCCCCCGGAGAAGTTTGAAAAGGAAGAATGGAAAGAAATAAAGGAAAGCACGACAGATCCTGAAAGTGGGTATTACGTGAAGGATGAACGTACGAAGCAGTTTGCGTATTCCTTTCATGCAGCGACAGATGAAAAGGGCTTTGTCTTAGGTGCCATTGTGACTCCGGGAAATGTGCACGATAGCCATGTATTGCAGCCACTTGTTGAAAGAGTCATTCAAAACGTTCAAAAACCAATCGCTGTTGCGGCAGATGCAGCCTATAAAACACCAGCGATTACGAACTTTTTATTAGAGAATCAAATGTTGCCTGTTCTTCCGTATACACGACCTAAAACGAAAGATGGATTCTTCCGAAAGCATGAGTATATATATGACGAGCATTATAATTGTTATCTTTGCCCACAAGGGCAGATATTGAAGTATGCAACAACGACGAAAGGAGGATATCGGCAATATAAATCGAATCCTTTGATTTGTGCGAAGTGTCCAAACCTTTCCCAATGTACAGAAAGTAAGCATCATCAAAAACTCATTCAACGCCATATCTGGGAGTCATATGTGGAGGAAGCTGAACATTTACGCCATTCCTATGACATCAAACAAATTTATGCAAAGCGCAAAGAAACGATTGAGCGTGTCTTTGCCGATGCAAAAGAAAAGCATGGTATGCGATGGACAACCTTAAGAGGTCTGAAAAAATTGTCCATGCAGGCGATGCTTACTTTTGCTGCCATTAATTTAAAGAAACTGGCTACTTGGACGTGGCAAGTAGCTTAA
- the tatC gene encoding twin-arginine translocase subunit TatC → MDPYEDGHRKYLSPLDKQEAEFVEVPTEMMEQEAEEPLLPVNSLLEHLSELRKQIIKGLTVFILFFIVVFSTINVWFPFITRGHSLVILGPLEVVKFYMTISTTLAFGLALPFLVHFLWSFVKPGLKEEESRFLGFYAPIMLVLFLGGILFGYFIVNPLSYSFLVSIGAANFNVMVSASEYMHFLIMTTVPLGLLFELPIVALFLSAIGALTAESMKKIRGWSYIAMGVGSALITPPDFISQLLVLIPMILLYEISIYLVKRTERKEKVSTA, encoded by the coding sequence ATGGACCCATACGAAGATGGACACAGAAAATATTTAAGCCCTCTTGATAAGCAGGAGGCTGAATTTGTGGAAGTGCCAACGGAGATGATGGAACAGGAAGCAGAGGAGCCCCTGCTTCCTGTAAACTCCTTATTGGAGCACCTTTCAGAGCTACGCAAGCAAATTATCAAAGGGCTTACCGTATTTATATTATTTTTTATTGTAGTTTTTTCAACCATTAATGTTTGGTTTCCTTTTATTACACGAGGTCATTCGCTTGTAATTTTAGGTCCGCTGGAGGTTGTAAAGTTTTATATGACCATTTCTACTACTTTAGCATTTGGGCTTGCACTGCCATTTCTTGTACATTTTTTATGGAGCTTTGTAAAGCCCGGCTTAAAGGAAGAAGAAAGTCGGTTTTTAGGCTTCTATGCGCCGATTATGCTCGTGCTTTTTTTGGGAGGAATTCTTTTCGGCTACTTCATCGTCAATCCGCTGAGTTATTCCTTTTTAGTAAGCATTGGAGCAGCTAATTTTAATGTGATGGTATCTGCCAGTGAATATATGCATTTTTTAATAATGACTACCGTGCCGCTCGGCTTACTGTTTGAGCTACCGATTGTTGCCCTATTTTTATCTGCAATTGGTGCACTCACTGCTGAATCGATGAAAAAAATACGGGGCTGGTCTTATATTGCAATGGGAGTAGGCTCTGCCCTTATTACACCACCTGATTTTATCAGTCAACTACTTGTCTTAATACCGATGATTCTTTTATATGAAATAAGTATCTATCTTGTGAAGCGAACTGAGCGTAAAGAAAAAGTAAGCACTGCGTAG
- the tatA gene encoding twin-arginine translocase TatA/TatE family subunit: MGGLGAIGVPGLIIILVIVLIVFGPKKLPEIGGAVGKTFAEFKKSTKGLMDDEDDDSVKKIDKKSDAS, translated from the coding sequence ATGGGAGGCCTTGGAGCAATTGGTGTACCTGGATTAATCATTATTTTGGTAATTGTTTTAATTGTTTTTGGTCCTAAAAAATTACCGGAAATCGGTGGCGCAGTTGGCAAAACCTTTGCAGAATTTAAAAAGTCTACTAAAGGGCTTATGGATGACGAGGACGATGATTCGGTGAAAAAGATTGACAAAAAATCGGATGCTTCGTAG